The following proteins come from a genomic window of Gottfriedia acidiceleris:
- a CDS encoding purine-nucleoside phosphorylase, protein MNKENIDKAADFIKSKVDRQPKIGLILGSGLGVLVDEIENQEKIPYHTIPEYPTSTVEGHEGQLVFGTIHGIEVVAMQGRVHYYEGYSMEKVTFPVRIMKELGVEKLIVTNAAGGVNTSYEPGDLMLITDHINFTGTSPLIGPNNPELGVRFVDMSYPYDRELRQIAKNAASEVDVKLQEGVYAALTGPSYETPAEIRMFRTLGADAVGMSTVSEVIVARHAELRVLGISCISNMAAGILDQPLNHEEVIETTQRVRASFLSLVKEIIRKIG, encoded by the coding sequence ATGAATAAAGAAAATATCGATAAAGCCGCTGATTTTATTAAAAGTAAAGTAGACAGACAGCCTAAAATTGGATTGATTTTAGGATCAGGTTTAGGAGTTCTTGTTGATGAAATAGAAAACCAAGAAAAAATACCGTATCATACAATTCCTGAATACCCAACATCAACAGTAGAAGGGCATGAAGGACAACTAGTTTTTGGAACGATACACGGTATCGAAGTAGTAGCAATGCAAGGAAGAGTTCACTACTACGAAGGATATAGCATGGAAAAAGTTACATTCCCTGTAAGGATCATGAAAGAATTAGGTGTAGAAAAATTAATCGTAACAAATGCTGCAGGTGGAGTTAATACTTCATATGAACCTGGTGATTTAATGTTAATTACCGACCATATTAATTTTACTGGTACTAGTCCACTAATTGGACCAAATAACCCAGAACTTGGCGTTCGTTTTGTAGATATGTCTTATCCATATGACCGTGAATTAAGACAAATTGCAAAAAATGCTGCTAGTGAAGTAGATGTAAAACTTCAAGAAGGAGTTTACGCTGCATTGACAGGGCCATCTTATGAAACTCCAGCTGAAATTCGTATGTTTAGAACATTAGGTGCTGATGCTGTTGGTATGTCAACTGTATCTGAGGTAATTGTGGCTCGTCATGCTGAATTAAGAGTACTTGGTATTTCATGTATTTCAAACATGGCAGCGGGCATTTTAGATCAACCGCTTAACCATGAAGAAGTTATTGAAACAACACAAAGAGTAAGAGCATCATTTTTATCATTAGTAAAAGAGATTATTCGTAAAATCGGTTAA
- a CDS encoding pyrimidine-nucleoside phosphorylase, which produces MRMVDLIEKKRDGKTLTTEEVNFVIKGFTDGSVPDYQMSAFAMAVFLKGMTEKEYSDLTMAMVHSGDTIDLSNIEGIKVDKHSTGGVGDTTTLVLGPLVASLDIPVAKMSGRGLGHTGGTIDKLEAVEGFHVELTEEEFMKQVNDIKLAVIGQTGDLTPADKKLYALRDVTATVNSIPLISSSIMSKKIAAGADAIVLDVKTGAGAFMKDIDDARDLAKAMVKIGNNVGRQTVAVISDMSQPLGFAIGNALEVKEAIDTLKGEGPKDLEELCLVLGSQMVVLAKKAETLEEARAKLLENMKNGKALEVFKAFLVAQGGDGSVVDDPSKLPQAKYVQEVVAKQDGYVSQIVADAVGTAAMKLGAGRATKESVIDLAVGLMLNKKVGEAVKKGESLVTVYSSTEDISEVEKDLLENIKISTEKVEEPTLVYDLIMEA; this is translated from the coding sequence ATGAGAATGGTAGATTTAATCGAAAAAAAACGTGACGGAAAAACATTAACAACGGAAGAAGTTAATTTTGTAATCAAAGGTTTCACAGATGGAAGTGTACCAGATTATCAAATGAGTGCTTTTGCAATGGCCGTTTTCTTAAAAGGTATGACTGAAAAAGAATATAGTGATTTAACAATGGCAATGGTACATTCTGGTGATACAATTGACCTTTCTAACATTGAAGGAATTAAAGTTGATAAACATTCAACTGGTGGAGTAGGTGATACAACTACACTTGTATTAGGTCCATTAGTAGCTTCTTTAGATATTCCAGTTGCCAAAATGAGCGGACGTGGTTTAGGTCACACTGGTGGTACAATTGATAAATTAGAAGCTGTAGAAGGCTTCCATGTTGAATTAACAGAAGAAGAATTTATGAAACAAGTAAATGATATTAAATTAGCCGTTATCGGACAAACAGGAGATTTAACACCTGCTGACAAAAAGTTATATGCACTACGTGATGTAACAGCAACTGTAAACTCAATCCCATTAATTTCAAGTTCAATTATGAGTAAAAAAATCGCTGCTGGTGCAGACGCAATTGTTTTAGATGTTAAAACTGGTGCAGGTGCATTTATGAAGGATATTGATGATGCACGCGATTTAGCTAAAGCGATGGTTAAGATTGGTAACAACGTTGGAAGACAAACAGTTGCCGTTATTTCTGATATGAGCCAACCATTAGGTTTTGCGATTGGAAATGCATTAGAAGTGAAAGAAGCAATTGACACTCTTAAAGGTGAAGGTCCAAAAGATTTAGAAGAACTATGCTTAGTATTAGGTAGCCAAATGGTTGTATTAGCTAAAAAAGCTGAAACATTAGAAGAAGCAAGAGCTAAACTTCTAGAAAATATGAAAAACGGAAAAGCTTTAGAAGTATTTAAGGCATTTTTAGTAGCTCAAGGTGGAGACGGTTCAGTAGTAGATGATCCATCAAAACTACCTCAAGCTAAATATGTACAAGAAGTAGTAGCAAAACAAGATGGTTATGTTTCACAAATCGTTGCTGATGCAGTTGGAACAGCAGCTATGAAATTAGGCGCAGGACGTGCAACAAAAGAATCAGTTATCGACTTAGCTGTTGGATTAATGCTAAACAAAAAAGTAGGCGAAGCAGTTAAAAAAGGCGAATCTTTAGTTACTGTCTATTCAAGCACAGAAGATATTAGTGAAGTGGAAAAAGACTTACTAGAAAACATTAAAATATCTACTGAAAAAGTAGAAGAACCTACATTAGTTTATGATTTAATTATGGAAGCTTAA
- a CDS encoding nucleoside hydrolase, giving the protein MGKKVLFFGDVGIDDAIALIYARLTADIEIIGIVADYGNVSKKETTRNVRFLLKRSGKEYIKVYGGAEKPMTGEFPTYYLDIHGPFGLGPIDPGLKLENLENFCEVINLIEQHRDELIIVNTGRLTSLATLFILYEDLMKSVNSYYIMGGAFLYPGNVTPVAEANFHGDPLAANIVMKYVSGAYIFPLNVTQNAIVTPSMTNYIHSKGKTDLVKPLLDYYYFNFYQKKVPGIKGSPVHDAVTLMAVIRSDLFKFYQSAVVIDTTDVARGQSIADFRVTDTPEKFDGRPQQHIAVGLDYEGFYKDFMTVMTGEKF; this is encoded by the coding sequence ATGGGAAAGAAAGTGTTATTCTTCGGTGATGTAGGAATTGATGATGCGATCGCATTGATTTATGCACGATTAACAGCAGATATTGAGATAATTGGGATTGTGGCGGATTATGGGAATGTATCAAAAAAAGAAACAACAAGGAATGTTCGGTTTTTACTTAAAAGGTCGGGAAAAGAATATATTAAAGTCTATGGGGGGGCTGAGAAACCAATGACGGGAGAATTCCCGACCTATTACCTTGATATACATGGTCCGTTTGGTTTAGGTCCAATCGATCCAGGTTTAAAGTTAGAGAACTTAGAGAACTTTTGTGAAGTGATCAATTTGATTGAGCAGCATAGGGATGAACTAATTATAGTGAATACTGGGAGGTTAACCTCGCTAGCGACCCTATTTATTTTATACGAAGATTTGATGAAAAGTGTGAATTCTTACTATATTATGGGTGGCGCTTTTCTTTATCCTGGAAATGTTACACCAGTAGCTGAAGCGAATTTTCATGGTGATCCGTTAGCAGCTAATATTGTTATGAAGTATGTAAGTGGTGCATATATTTTCCCATTAAATGTAACGCAAAATGCAATTGTAACTCCTTCAATGACCAATTATATTCATTCTAAAGGGAAAACTGATCTTGTAAAACCATTATTAGATTACTATTATTTCAACTTCTATCAAAAGAAAGTACCTGGCATAAAAGGAAGTCCAGTTCATGATGCGGTAACTCTGATGGCAGTCATACGTAGCGATTTATTTAAATTCTATCAATCGGCTGTTGTGATTGATACAACCGATGTGGCCAGGGGGCAAAGTATTGCTGATTTTCGAGTAACTGATACTCCTGAGAAATTTGATGGAAGACCGCAACAACATATCGCAGTTGGCCTAGATTATGAAGGGTTTTATAAGGATTTTATGACAGTTATGACTGGGGAAAAATTCTAG
- a CDS encoding NCS2 family permease: MKNLLNKQFNLEGSGTTIKTELIAGAVSFLTLVYILSVNSTILHDAGIPFQGAMIATILSAFFGSVMMGLWSNSPLVLVPGMGINALFTYTMVGEMGMNWKEALAVVFVSGILLSILSFTKLIKKLTTAIPLSLKSAITVGIGFFLTFIGLQAGGIVVKNESTFVSIANFTNVDVLATVITLGIAIYLFIKNVPANFLITVILGTIISFILHGGIEKAHDTTKITMKSASEVVGQLTFTHVLSFPFWIAVFSLTMVVLFESIGIIHGQLSMMNQEHKQQKVVQGTAFGIILSGLLGTSPTVIAVEGSAGISSGGRTGLTSVVTGFLFLGCLLFMPLIAYIPTSAIAPILIIIGSLMVKHITDIQLDDPTEAIPAFLILAFIPLTYSIIDGIAFGFIAYPLVKMAAGKKTEITPYMVAISALFFVRFALNFIA; the protein is encoded by the coding sequence TTGAAAAATTTATTGAACAAACAGTTTAATCTTGAAGGTAGCGGTACGACCATTAAAACGGAGTTGATTGCAGGTGCAGTTTCATTTCTAACACTTGTCTATATTTTATCCGTTAATAGTACAATTTTGCATGATGCAGGTATACCGTTCCAAGGTGCAATGATTGCCACAATTTTGTCAGCTTTCTTTGGAAGCGTTATGATGGGATTATGGAGTAATTCACCTTTAGTTTTAGTTCCGGGAATGGGCATCAACGCATTGTTTACTTATACAATGGTTGGAGAAATGGGAATGAATTGGAAAGAAGCACTTGCTGTTGTATTTGTAAGTGGAATCTTATTATCAATTTTATCATTCACAAAATTAATTAAGAAATTAACAACTGCGATTCCATTATCACTAAAAAGTGCTATTACAGTTGGAATTGGATTTTTCTTAACGTTTATCGGTCTTCAGGCTGGTGGGATTGTTGTAAAAAATGAAAGTACGTTTGTATCGATTGCAAATTTTACAAACGTGGATGTTTTAGCAACGGTTATTACACTAGGTATTGCGATTTATCTTTTTATTAAAAATGTACCTGCAAACTTTTTAATTACGGTTATTTTGGGTACAATCATTTCATTCATTTTGCATGGTGGAATTGAAAAAGCACATGATACAACAAAAATTACAATGAAATCTGCTAGTGAAGTTGTCGGACAACTGACCTTTACTCATGTATTGAGTTTTCCATTTTGGATTGCAGTATTTTCGTTAACGATGGTTGTATTATTCGAATCAATCGGTATTATTCATGGTCAATTAAGCATGATGAACCAAGAGCATAAGCAACAAAAGGTTGTTCAAGGAACTGCGTTTGGTATTATTTTATCCGGTTTATTAGGAACTAGCCCAACAGTTATTGCTGTTGAAGGTAGTGCAGGTATCAGTTCTGGTGGTCGGACAGGTCTAACTTCTGTTGTAACTGGATTTTTATTTTTAGGCTGTTTACTCTTTATGCCATTAATCGCATATATTCCAACATCTGCAATTGCACCAATCTTAATCATAATCGGTTCATTAATGGTTAAACACATTACAGATATTCAATTGGATGATCCTACTGAGGCAATACCAGCCTTCTTAATTTTAGCATTCATCCCTTTAACATATAGTATTATTGACGGAATTGCATTCGGTTTTATTGCTTATCCATTAGTTAAAATGGCAGCAGGTAAGAAAACTGAAATCACACCATATATGGTGGCAATTTCAGCATTATTCTTTGTACGATTTGCATTGAACTTTATTGCATAA
- a CDS encoding ABC transporter permease subunit: protein MFSKALWLINSKQSRLALILLYLVYLIILPFSYYNNTDELNRALLTNPSNPYLYLSDFSMLAFISPIIVLILSILLIGIGRNTGGIDFQFSLPYSPRQLYLSKWVFGIAHIFMATVGLIILTLLIHYNTNIHKYIDASSFVTIFSVIFLFTIAFFTIGLSIGTITGHYFSQTLFTIFTIFSPSIIYFSIYSNLNGIFNYKLPDNSFEKTITSWSIPYQTGPLSISKDFNEKIVHYPTIDYGNLTIIILYIVAFLLIGLLCYNRYANVNNGKLFVYKKFGLFVNVLFVYLSATLIALLTSTIANGNNTIIYVIGLIIGTVVGYFFYKRLNKFFN, encoded by the coding sequence ATGTTTAGTAAAGCATTGTGGCTAATAAATTCTAAACAATCTAGACTTGCACTTATCTTATTATATCTTGTCTATCTGATTATTCTTCCATTTAGCTATTACAATAACACTGATGAATTAAATCGAGCATTGCTAACTAATCCTAGTAATCCGTACCTTTATCTATCTGACTTTAGTATGCTTGCATTTATTTCACCGATCATAGTATTAATATTAAGTATTTTATTAATAGGAATTGGACGAAATACAGGAGGAATTGATTTTCAATTTTCCCTTCCTTACTCACCAAGACAACTTTATTTATCAAAATGGGTGTTTGGAATTGCTCATATTTTTATGGCGACTGTTGGATTAATTATTCTAACTCTATTAATCCATTACAATACGAATATACACAAGTATATTGATGCTTCATCATTTGTAACCATTTTTTCTGTCATATTCCTATTTACGATAGCTTTTTTTACAATTGGTCTATCGATTGGTACAATTACAGGTCATTATTTCTCTCAAACACTTTTCACTATTTTTACGATTTTTTCACCTAGTATTATCTATTTTAGTATTTATTCAAACTTAAATGGGATCTTTAACTATAAATTACCTGACAATAGCTTTGAAAAAACGATTACTAGTTGGTCTATTCCATATCAAACAGGCCCACTATCAATTTCAAAGGATTTTAATGAAAAAATCGTTCATTATCCAACTATAGACTACGGAAATTTAACGATCATTATCCTTTATATCGTTGCATTTCTACTAATCGGTTTATTATGTTATAACAGATATGCGAATGTTAATAATGGCAAATTATTCGTTTATAAAAAATTCGGTTTATTCGTAAACGTCTTATTTGTCTATCTTTCAGCGACATTAATTGCTTTATTAACATCTACAATTGCAAATGGAAATAACACGATTATTTACGTGATTGGATTAATAATTGGTACCGTTGTTGGCTATTTCTTCTATAAACGTTTAAATAAATTTTTTAATTAA
- a CDS encoding ABC transporter ATP-binding protein, with the protein MLKIHHLSKKLDEHEVLKNLNFQIEKGKITGLIGRNGAGKTTLLRTIVGILSPDEGSISIDDEETNQSPITRRQIAYMSDSTNFINQYSVKELITIYENSYPNFNKHKFLEALNKYKLPNTSLRKYSKGMKTLIYLLLTFSTDAKYVILDEPTNGLDPVVKRTVLQLIIEYASTNSVGVIISSHHLAELEKIIDQYLFIKDGRINSISTMEESTSQFYKLQVAFENGLPKIFEDDPSISIFSKTGKVAIIIINGNKNEYIKRMENENPLLLEELPLTLEDLFFINDGGDLYV; encoded by the coding sequence TTGTTGAAAATCCATCATTTAAGTAAAAAACTCGATGAACATGAAGTGTTAAAGAATCTAAACTTTCAAATAGAAAAAGGTAAAATCACAGGCTTAATCGGTAGAAATGGAGCTGGTAAAACGACTCTTTTAAGGACAATCGTTGGCATTTTATCTCCAGACGAAGGCTCAATTAGTATTGACGATGAAGAGACTAACCAATCACCTATTACTAGAAGACAAATTGCATATATGAGTGATTCTACAAATTTCATTAATCAATATAGTGTAAAAGAGCTTATTACGATCTATGAAAATTCATATCCAAACTTCAATAAACACAAATTTTTAGAAGCATTAAATAAATATAAATTACCTAATACATCTCTACGTAAATACTCAAAAGGGATGAAAACACTTATCTATTTATTATTAACCTTTTCTACAGATGCAAAATATGTCATTTTAGACGAACCAACTAATGGTTTAGATCCAGTCGTTAAACGAACTGTTTTGCAATTAATCATTGAATACGCAAGCACAAACTCAGTGGGAGTGATTATTTCATCACACCATCTCGCTGAGCTAGAAAAAATAATTGATCAATATTTATTTATTAAGGATGGAAGAATTAATTCAATCTCTACAATGGAAGAAAGTACGAGTCAATTTTATAAATTACAAGTAGCATTTGAAAATGGTTTACCTAAAATATTTGAAGATGACCCTTCTATTTCTATTTTCTCAAAAACTGGCAAAGTAGCAATTATCATTATTAATGGAAATAAGAACGAATATATAAAACGAATGGAAAATGAAAATCCACTTCTTCTAGAAGAACTTCCCTTAACATTAGAGGATTTATTTTTCATCAATGATGGAGGGGACTTATATGTTTAG
- a CDS encoding GntR family transcriptional regulator produces MIIILDPRSHLPLWEQIVLQTKEQMLRKILVNGDKLPSVRELATTLVINPNTVSRAYQELERTGVIETIRGKGTFVIGLTKETVSTDTLLKYKNKLSNLLIDCLTDGVKEEEIINWVKEFYSNKGAE; encoded by the coding sequence TTGATTATTATTTTAGACCCAAGAAGCCATTTACCCCTTTGGGAGCAAATTGTTCTACAAACAAAAGAACAAATGCTAAGAAAGATTTTGGTAAATGGCGATAAACTTCCTTCCGTTCGTGAATTAGCAACCACATTGGTGATCAATCCAAATACTGTTAGTAGAGCCTATCAAGAACTAGAGCGCACTGGAGTCATCGAAACGATAAGGGGTAAAGGAACATTTGTAATTGGTTTAACAAAAGAGACTGTTTCAACAGATACCCTTTTAAAATATAAAAATAAACTTTCCAATTTATTAATTGATTGTTTAACAGATGGCGTAAAAGAGGAAGAAATAATTAATTGGGTAAAAGAGTTTTATTCTAATAAAGGAGCTGAATAG
- a CDS encoding D-alanyl-D-alanine carboxypeptidase family protein, whose protein sequence is MKRVLLTLLSSVMIFSLSLPKVNARETQNNKVSLAKSALSSVIIEQDTGKILYEKDARKELPPASMTKIMTMLIIMEEINKGKLRLDDKVMTSEHAASMGGSQIFLEPGEEMTVKEMLKGIAIASGNDASVAMAEKIAGTEEAFVALMNKKVKKLGLKNTHFENPTGLPAPGHYSSAYDMAIMGRELLKYPLITKFTGTYEDYLRKDTEKQFWLVNTNKLVRFYPGADGLKTGFTAEAKYCLTATAKKNNMRVVSVIMGAPTSKERNAQMTNLLDYAFNQYQVKQLIKQGENIERLSISKGKSKGVNVITKSPVSVVLKKGEAMNKITKDIQLNKNIQAPIKKGQIVGVLVLKQGSKVLSKTDLVANKSVNKANWYDLFKRTVGGFN, encoded by the coding sequence ATGAAAAGGGTATTACTAACTCTTTTAAGTAGTGTTATGATCTTTTCTTTATCACTACCTAAAGTAAATGCAAGAGAGACGCAAAATAATAAAGTAAGTTTGGCAAAAAGTGCATTATCTTCCGTAATTATTGAACAAGATACTGGGAAAATCTTATATGAAAAAGACGCTAGAAAAGAGCTTCCACCAGCAAGTATGACTAAGATTATGACAATGCTTATTATTATGGAAGAAATCAATAAAGGAAAACTCAGGTTGGATGATAAAGTAATGACAAGTGAACATGCTGCTTCAATGGGCGGATCACAAATCTTTCTAGAACCTGGCGAAGAGATGACAGTAAAAGAAATGCTAAAAGGGATTGCAATCGCATCAGGAAACGATGCATCAGTCGCAATGGCAGAGAAAATTGCAGGTACTGAAGAGGCTTTTGTCGCTCTAATGAATAAAAAAGTAAAAAAGTTAGGATTAAAAAATACACATTTTGAAAATCCAACTGGGCTACCTGCACCTGGTCATTATTCATCTGCGTATGATATGGCAATCATGGGAAGAGAGCTTTTAAAATATCCATTAATCACAAAGTTTACAGGTACTTATGAAGATTACTTGAGAAAAGATACTGAAAAACAATTTTGGTTAGTGAATACGAATAAATTAGTTCGTTTTTATCCAGGAGCGGATGGTTTAAAAACTGGATTTACTGCAGAAGCAAAATATTGTTTAACAGCAACTGCTAAGAAAAACAACATGCGAGTAGTTAGCGTGATTATGGGTGCACCAACTTCTAAAGAAAGAAATGCACAAATGACAAACTTACTTGATTACGCATTTAATCAATATCAAGTAAAACAATTAATTAAACAAGGTGAGAATATCGAAAGGCTTAGTATTAGCAAAGGTAAGTCTAAAGGTGTAAATGTTATCACTAAAAGCCCAGTTTCAGTTGTATTGAAAAAGGGTGAAGCGATGAATAAAATTACGAAAGATATTCAGCTAAATAAAAATATTCAAGCTCCAATTAAAAAAGGGCAAATTGTCGGAGTTTTAGTGTTAAAACAAGGTAGTAAAGTTTTATCTAAAACAGACTTGGTAGCTAATAAATCAGTAAATAAAGCTAATTGGTACGATTTATTTAAGCGTACTGTTGGAGGATTCAACTGA
- the spoIIAA gene encoding anti-sigma F factor antagonist: MSLNIELEVKNAILCVRLAGELDHHTAEDLRLQVNEVLESQTIKHILLNLEYLTFMDSSGLGVILGRYKVIRNKGGEMVVCSISPSIKRLFDMSGLFKIVHLADDESNGLNVLGVA, encoded by the coding sequence GTGAGTCTTAATATTGAACTTGAAGTGAAAAATGCAATCCTTTGTGTAAGACTTGCAGGGGAACTAGATCATCACACTGCTGAGGATTTACGTTTACAAGTAAATGAGGTATTAGAGTCACAGACTATCAAACATATTTTATTAAATCTTGAGTATTTAACGTTCATGGATAGTTCTGGTTTAGGTGTCATTTTAGGTAGATATAAAGTTATTCGAAATAAAGGTGGAGAAATGGTTGTCTGTTCAATTTCTCCATCAATTAAACGGTTGTTCGATATGTCTGGTTTATTTAAGATTGTTCATTTAGCTGATGATGAGTCAAATGGACTTAATGTATTGGGGGTGGCATAA
- the spoIIAB gene encoding anti-sigma F factor, which yields MRNEMNLQFSALSQNESFARVTVAAFITQLDPTLDELTEIKTVVSEAVTNAIIHGYENNPEGIVFISVLLEDQTVTLTIRDEGIGIADLDEAMQPLYTSKPDLERSGMGFTIMENFMDQCEVVSTINVGTTITVKKYLSNSNVLSN from the coding sequence ATGCGAAATGAAATGAACCTTCAATTTTCCGCATTAAGTCAAAATGAATCATTTGCTCGTGTAACTGTAGCTGCATTTATTACACAGCTAGATCCAACATTAGATGAATTAACTGAAATTAAAACTGTAGTATCTGAGGCTGTTACAAATGCGATTATTCATGGTTATGAAAATAACCCTGAAGGTATCGTATTCATTTCAGTTCTTCTAGAAGATCAAACAGTAACTTTAACAATTCGAGATGAAGGTATTGGTATTGCAGATTTAGATGAAGCAATGCAACCCTTATACACTTCAAAACCAGATTTAGAAAGATCCGGCATGGGATTTACGATTATGGAGAATTTCATGGATCAATGTGAAGTTGTATCCACTATCAATGTTGGTACAACGATAACGGTTAAAAAGTACTTATCAAATAGCAATGTTTTAAGTAATTAA
- the sigF gene encoding RNA polymerase sporulation sigma factor SigF → MDVEVKQDQPRAQLKDHELKELIKRSQAGDQLARDSIVGHNMRLVWSVVQRFINRGYEPDDLFQIGCIGLLKSVDKFDLSYDVRFSTYAVPMIIGEIQRFIRDDGTVKVSRSLKETNNKIRKAKEELSKTLGRMPTINEIATHMEITPEDVVLAQEASRAPSSIHETVYENDGDPITLLDQIADNHETNWFEKFALKEAIKQLDDRERLIVYLRYYKDQTQSEVAERLGISQVQVSRLEKKILQQMKDKIK, encoded by the coding sequence ATGGACGTAGAAGTCAAGCAAGATCAACCCCGTGCGCAGTTAAAGGATCATGAATTAAAAGAGTTAATTAAGCGTAGTCAGGCTGGAGATCAATTGGCTAGAGACAGCATCGTCGGGCACAACATGAGACTTGTATGGTCAGTTGTTCAGCGCTTTATTAACCGAGGATATGAACCAGATGATTTATTTCAGATTGGTTGTATCGGATTATTGAAATCGGTAGATAAATTTGATCTATCTTATGATGTGCGATTTTCTACATATGCTGTTCCGATGATTATCGGAGAAATCCAACGATTTATTCGAGACGACGGAACGGTTAAAGTGAGTCGTTCATTAAAGGAAACGAATAATAAAATTCGAAAAGCAAAAGAAGAATTAAGTAAAACGCTTGGAAGAATGCCTACAATTAACGAGATTGCTACTCATATGGAAATTACACCAGAGGATGTTGTACTTGCACAAGAGGCAAGTAGAGCTCCTTCATCAATACATGAAACGGTGTATGAAAATGATGGTGATCCTATTACATTGTTAGATCAAATTGCTGATAACCATGAAACAAATTGGTTTGAAAAATTTGCATTAAAAGAAGCGATAAAACAATTAGATGATCGAGAGCGATTAATTGTCTATTTAAGATATTATAAAGATCAAACTCAATCAGAAGTTGCTGAACGATTAGGAATTTCTCAAGTACAAGTTTCAAGACTAGAGAAAAAAATTCTCCAACAAATGAAAGACAAAATTAAATAA
- a CDS encoding stage V sporulation protein AA — MNKVLYIKLLNRIVVQVGKRIHLGEIARLQGVNVDLTKIQNIIVHESKKEDGTHTVIDILELLPLILEIEPDISFELVGVTMCIIELKNEVSKDRFFLFCFVWILLFTGSSLAIIYFHEDVSMQQVQQRIYYMITGEHNHKPLLLQVPYSFGLGIGMILFFNQWFKTRLNEEPSPLEVEMFQYQRSMDEYVLVNENKKPNKSVNTDD, encoded by the coding sequence ATGAATAAGGTTTTATATATTAAATTACTTAATCGAATCGTTGTACAAGTAGGTAAACGTATACATCTAGGAGAGATTGCACGATTACAAGGGGTTAATGTTGATTTAACCAAAATTCAAAACATCATTGTACATGAATCAAAAAAGGAGGATGGTACACATACAGTTATTGATATTCTAGAGCTTTTACCATTAATTCTTGAAATTGAACCTGATATTTCGTTCGAGCTCGTAGGGGTGACAATGTGCATAATAGAACTTAAAAATGAAGTTTCAAAGGATCGTTTTTTTCTGTTTTGTTTCGTTTGGATCTTGTTATTTACAGGTTCTTCATTAGCAATTATTTATTTCCACGAAGATGTTAGCATGCAACAGGTTCAACAACGAATTTACTATATGATTACAGGAGAACATAATCATAAGCCTTTATTACTTCAAGTACCATATTCTTTCGGACTAGGAATTGGGATGATTTTATTTTTTAATCAATGGTTTAAGACTAGATTAAACGAAGAACCGAGTCCTCTTGAAGTAGAAATGTTTCAGTATCAACGCTCAATGGATGAATATGTGTTAGTAAACGAAAATAAAAAGCCAAACAAAAGTGTAAATACCGATGATTAA
- a CDS encoding stage V sporulation protein AB has protein sequence MIKELFIVFVGFSGGIAVGTGFVAFLSVIGIIPRLTQLTKTIKKIRAYEFAVILGAIFGCWISLRNTVFNLPNIFSIFIGLLAGIFIGMLAAALTEVLNVFPILAKRIGIQKKIVYLLMAIALGKVFGSLFHWIYFIE, from the coding sequence ATGATTAAAGAATTGTTTATCGTGTTCGTAGGGTTTTCAGGAGGTATTGCTGTTGGTACGGGCTTTGTAGCATTTTTATCGGTTATTGGAATTATTCCAAGACTAACGCAGTTAACAAAAACGATTAAAAAAATTCGAGCGTATGAGTTTGCAGTTATTTTGGGAGCAATTTTTGGTTGCTGGATTAGTTTGCGGAATACCGTTTTTAATTTGCCGAATATCTTTTCAATTTTTATTGGGCTGTTAGCAGGTATTTTTATTGGAATGTTAGCTGCAGCGTTAACTGAAGTATTAAACGTTTTTCCAATCTTAGCGAAACGAATTGGCATTCAAAAGAAAATAGTGTACTTATTAATGGCAATTGCACTAGGTAAAGTTTTTGGATCGTTATTTCACTGGATTTATTTTATAGAGTAA